Proteins from a single region of Butyrivibrio fibrisolvens:
- a CDS encoding sensor histidine kinase codes for MYLVEFIDPAQIQDTPRFFTALAEWLAVFIYFNIYKKKRYDKIYVLLLIGTFLAQVGVQFIAGMLPLGFWIPSMISAVVLMYISLYVVLDIKRSDCAVLATHAFVLAEFTASLYTQLYVWSVWITGHEGFIGSFICMAIVYTAVFVIYYRFEKGNVPSDRNLNVTTKEMISVLATGIGAFIMSNISFVNSRTPFSATENMLYVRTLVDFGGLLMLMTEMGRRNELALKKESTAINQLFQKQYEQYKQTIDNSEALRKEMHDMKHYVMALKNEDDPKRRAEVLADMEQAIAIQESFMNTGNKVLDVVLTTKSLQCQKKGITLNAMVDGKLLSDIHVKDICSLFGNILDNAIEATQQVLEPDKRLITLSVRSRNSFIIVECDNYSESANVCLCNEQKRGIFRNDNLPRTTKVDSVRHGYGLKSIAQVAEKYGGAMNCSYEEGWFKVKVLLAAGDI; via the coding sequence ATGTATTTAGTTGAATTTATTGATCCGGCTCAGATTCAGGACACCCCAAGATTTTTTACCGCTTTAGCTGAATGGCTGGCGGTTTTTATTTATTTTAATATCTATAAGAAAAAAAGATATGACAAGATCTATGTACTCCTTCTTATCGGGACCTTTTTAGCTCAGGTCGGAGTTCAGTTTATAGCGGGTATGCTTCCGCTTGGCTTTTGGATTCCTTCTATGATAAGTGCTGTTGTACTGATGTACATATCACTTTATGTGGTGCTTGATATTAAGAGGAGTGACTGCGCAGTTCTTGCAACGCACGCTTTTGTTCTTGCTGAGTTTACAGCCAGTCTCTATACGCAATTGTACGTCTGGAGTGTGTGGATCACAGGTCATGAGGGATTTATTGGATCTTTCATATGTATGGCAATAGTATATACAGCTGTTTTCGTTATATATTATCGTTTTGAAAAAGGTAATGTTCCTTCTGACAGAAATCTTAATGTCACAACCAAAGAAATGATAAGTGTTCTTGCAACAGGAATCGGTGCATTTATCATGTCAAATATCAGCTTTGTAAACAGTAGGACTCCTTTTTCTGCGACGGAAAATATGCTGTATGTACGTACACTGGTCGATTTCGGAGGGCTGCTTATGCTGATGACTGAGATGGGACGAAGGAATGAGCTTGCTCTCAAAAAAGAAAGTACAGCGATCAATCAGCTTTTCCAAAAACAGTATGAGCAGTATAAGCAGACAATAGATAATTCTGAAGCTCTTCGTAAAGAGATGCATGATATGAAGCATTATGTCATGGCCCTGAAAAACGAGGATGATCCAAAACGAAGGGCTGAAGTCCTTGCTGATATGGAACAGGCAATAGCCATTCAGGAATCCTTTATGAATACAGGAAATAAGGTTCTTGATGTAGTGCTTACGACCAAAAGTCTCCAATGCCAAAAGAAAGGTATTACTTTAAATGCTATGGTCGATGGTAAGCTCCTTTCTGATATTCATGTTAAGGACATCTGTTCCTTGTTTGGAAATATACTTGATAATGCGATTGAAGCAACCCAGCAGGTACTGGAGCCTGATAAGAGACTTATAACGCTGTCTGTACGAAGCAGAAACAGCTTTATAATAGTTGAATGTGATAATTATTCAGAAAGCGCTAATGTATGCCTTTGTAATGAACAAAAAAGAGGTATCTTCAGAAATGATAACCTGCCAAGGACTACAAAAGTAGACAGTGTAAGGCACGGATACGGTCTTAAATCAATAGCTCAGGTTGCAGAAAAGTATGGAGGTGCCATGAACTGCAGCTATGAAGAAGGCTGGTTCAAAGTTAAAGTTCTACTGGCAGCCGGAGATATATAG
- a CDS encoding amino acid permease, with product MKQEKKMTGMTLAFIAFSTVWGFGNVLNGFVYFNGIQVIFSWILMFALYFIPYALMVGELGSAFKESGGGVSSWIHSTTGPKLAYYAGWTYWACHITYIASKSSGGLKALSWAVFQNGEKYDSFPTWAVQLVTLVVLLVFCYIASRGLNPLKKLATIAGTSMFVMSILYILMMFAAPVINPNAGFVSMEFTKEALIPTFNWKYFTSLSILVFAVGGCEKISPYVNKVEKPSKNFPKGMILLAIMVVICAILGTIAMGMMFDPAVINESEESFNSYNSNGSYWAFQKLGEYYHVGNAIMIIYAICNAIGQLSTLVISIDAPLRMLLDNEDSREFIPSALLKKNDKGAYVNGIIMVAILSGAIILIQSFGSGAAEVLTQLTKLNSVCMPLRYLWVFFAYIMLRKARDKFNPEYKFVKNQAVAIFFGCWCFALTLASCILKMYDKNHTTFALNVITPIVLIILGLVLPVIANIEKENKKKI from the coding sequence ATGAAACAAGAAAAGAAAATGACAGGAATGACACTTGCGTTCATTGCGTTTTCAACTGTTTGGGGGTTCGGAAATGTTTTAAACGGATTTGTTTATTTCAACGGAATTCAGGTTATCTTCAGCTGGATCCTTATGTTCGCTCTGTACTTCATTCCATATGCACTTATGGTTGGAGAACTCGGTTCAGCATTTAAGGAATCCGGTGGTGGTGTAAGCTCATGGATCCACTCTACTACAGGTCCTAAGCTTGCTTACTATGCTGGTTGGACATATTGGGCATGCCACATTACTTATATTGCTTCAAAGTCATCAGGTGGTCTTAAGGCTCTTAGCTGGGCTGTGTTCCAGAATGGTGAGAAATATGACAGCTTCCCGACTTGGGCTGTTCAGCTTGTTACTTTAGTAGTTTTACTTGTATTCTGCTATATCGCTTCTCGTGGTCTTAACCCACTTAAGAAGCTTGCTACAATCGCTGGTACATCTATGTTCGTCATGTCAATTCTTTATATTCTCATGATGTTCGCTGCACCGGTGATCAATCCAAATGCTGGATTTGTATCAATGGAGTTTACAAAAGAGGCACTTATCCCGACTTTTAACTGGAAATACTTTACATCTCTTTCAATCCTTGTATTTGCAGTTGGTGGTTGTGAGAAGATCTCTCCTTATGTAAATAAGGTTGAAAAGCCAAGCAAGAACTTCCCTAAGGGAATGATTTTACTTGCTATCATGGTAGTTATATGCGCTATCCTTGGAACAATAGCTATGGGAATGATGTTTGATCCTGCTGTGATCAACGAGTCCGAAGAATCTTTCAATTCTTATAACTCAAACGGATCATATTGGGCATTCCAGAAGCTTGGTGAGTACTATCATGTTGGAAATGCTATTATGATCATATATGCTATCTGCAATGCGATCGGACAGCTTTCAACACTTGTTATCAGTATTGATGCTCCTCTTAGAATGCTTCTTGATAACGAAGATTCAAGAGAGTTCATCCCTTCAGCTCTTCTTAAGAAGAACGACAAGGGCGCTTATGTTAACGGTATCATCATGGTAGCTATTCTTTCAGGCGCGATCATCCTTATTCAGTCATTTGGATCTGGTGCTGCTGAGGTTCTTACACAGCTTACAAAGCTTAATTCAGTATGTATGCCACTTCGTTACCTTTGGGTATTCTTTGCATACATCATGCTTCGTAAGGCTAGAGATAAGTTCAATCCTGAGTACAAGTTTGTTAAGAATCAGGCAGTTGCTATATTCTTTGGATGCTGGTGTTTCGCACTTACATTAGCAAGCTGTATCCTGAAGATGTACGATAAGAATCATACAACATTTGCACTTAATGTAATCACTCCTATTGTTCTTATCATACTTGGACTTGTGCTTCCTGTTATTGCTAATATCGAAAAGGAAAATAAAAAGAAAATATAA
- a CDS encoding MATE family efflux transporter produces MKKYKIVDMTSGSPLKHILIFTIPLVIGNLFQQLYNMVDSIVVGQYVGKTALAAVGACGSMNFLFFSLSFGLSNGVGILVSHRFGAKDEQGIRKTIASSYYVLTTVSVLITTIAFFLAPVLLRLLDTPSTIINDSTAYIRVTCLGILGITLYNGVAATLRALGDSRTPLYFLIFSSILNIALDLVFVINFNMGVVGVALATIISQYASAVVAYVYAFRNVEYFKVSKEDRKADRNYIKQEIRLGVPLSLQSSMIAVSCLVLQGVVNSFGENVVAAFTITSRVEQLVQQPYNSIGTALMTYAGQNIGAGNIERVKKGFWQAAGLVAGFSCIMVAVMYIFGAGISRIFVSDAEVIKMSYTALKITSPFYLALGMIYVPRALLNGCGDAGFAMINGITEVAGRILFSHFMLFFGFFGFWSVWVTTGATWLLTSIVCMLRFFSGVWMRKAEVSPRRRLHLTVPRALVRKA; encoded by the coding sequence ATGAAAAAATATAAGATCGTAGATATGACTTCGGGTAGTCCTCTTAAGCATATCCTTATTTTTACGATTCCGCTTGTGATCGGTAATCTGTTCCAGCAGCTTTACAACATGGTGGATTCAATTGTTGTAGGACAATATGTAGGAAAAACAGCTCTTGCTGCGGTTGGTGCATGTGGTTCCATGAACTTTTTGTTCTTTTCCCTAAGTTTTGGTCTGTCCAATGGCGTGGGAATCCTGGTATCTCACAGATTTGGGGCTAAGGATGAGCAGGGAATCCGCAAGACGATTGCAAGTTCTTATTATGTGCTTACGACCGTGTCTGTGCTTATTACGACAATAGCTTTTTTCCTAGCGCCGGTCCTTTTAAGACTATTGGATACGCCATCAACTATAATCAATGATTCAACTGCATATATCAGGGTCACATGCCTTGGAATCCTTGGAATAACGCTCTATAATGGCGTTGCTGCAACGCTTCGTGCTCTTGGAGATTCAAGGACTCCTCTGTACTTTCTTATCTTTTCAAGTATACTGAACATCGCACTTGACCTGGTATTTGTTATTAATTTCAACATGGGAGTCGTGGGAGTAGCCCTTGCGACTATCATATCCCAGTATGCATCAGCTGTTGTGGCTTATGTATACGCTTTTAGAAATGTTGAATATTTCAAGGTTTCAAAAGAGGATCGTAAGGCTGACAGAAATTATATAAAGCAGGAGATCCGCCTTGGAGTTCCGCTTTCACTTCAGTCATCAATGATCGCTGTTTCATGCCTGGTGCTTCAGGGCGTTGTTAACAGCTTTGGTGAAAATGTCGTAGCTGCTTTTACCATAACAAGCCGAGTAGAGCAGCTTGTACAGCAGCCCTATAATTCTATCGGAACAGCGCTTATGACCTATGCTGGTCAGAATATTGGAGCCGGAAATATTGAAAGAGTTAAGAAGGGCTTCTGGCAGGCAGCAGGCCTTGTCGCAGGATTTAGCTGCATCATGGTGGCAGTAATGTATATATTTGGTGCGGGTATTTCAAGGATATTCGTATCAGATGCAGAAGTAATAAAGATGAGCTACACAGCACTAAAAATAACCAGTCCGTTTTATCTTGCGCTTGGTATGATCTATGTTCCAAGGGCACTGTTAAATGGATGCGGTGATGCAGGCTTTGCTATGATCAACGGTATCACAGAGGTGGCAGGAAGAATTCTGTTCTCTCATTTTATGCTCTTTTTCGGTTTTTTCGGATTCTGGTCAGTATGGGTTACAACAGGTGCAACCTGGCTTCTTACAAGTATCGTGTGTATGTTGCGATTCTTTAGCGGCGTATGGATGAGAAAAGCAGAGGTAAGCCCCAGAAGAAGATTACATCTGACAGTGCCGAGGGCACTTGTTAGAAAAGCCTGA